A region from the Aegilops tauschii subsp. strangulata cultivar AL8/78 chromosome 5, Aet v6.0, whole genome shotgun sequence genome encodes:
- the LOC120964614 gene encoding uncharacterized protein: protein MKLNVELHRSHNCALITKSSTSKKILNILFLGDVETIRGRGDLNPKKIAKWTKISHEELVAKASLNKGNVVRVVTSDDHVINIEKEKSPTTRRRVNKQHDIMITGQETNGGHHRGEALKPGARGLFKTIEGATKSTDHTIRRIVPRWWLYINLLTQLAIEKGVLDIKLRDRPMTNRSHNKESADSGHVGHKSECLIIIASLLLLKATGHNTSFVALKRTIGASLNLVDPLAGDGTNTGREGNQIPCARALKGSKLFGHRKLPFRLSHGSPIGSGLNNNRETVPIRRISIRRGARPSTEVMNRGRRERRCTRGGRHVRRVRGSILSMRAASIVERKR, encoded by the coding sequence ATGAAGCTCAAcgttgagctccataggagtcacAACTGTGCGCTCATCACcaagagcagcacgagcaagaagatcctgaaTATATTATTCTTGGGAGATGTAGAAACCATCAGAGGTCGAGGAGATCTCAATCCCAAGAAAATAGCGAAGTGGACCAAGATCAGTCATGAGGAACTGGTCGCGAAGGCGAGCCTTAACAAAGGCAATGTAGTCAGAGTCGTCACCAGTGATGATCATGTTATCAACATAGAGAAGGAGAAGAGTCCGACCACGAGGAGACGTGTGAACAAACAACACGACATCATGATCACTGGGCAAGAAACCAACGGGGGTCACCACAGAGGCGAAgcgctcaaaccaggcgcgaggggcctgtttaagaccatAGAGGGAGCGACGAAGTCTACAGACCATACCATCAGGCGCATAGTACCCCGGTGGTGGCTGTATATAAACCTCCTCACGCAACTCGCCATTGAGAAAGGCGTTCTGGACATCAAGTTGAGAGATAGACCAATGACGAATAGAAGCCACAACAAGGAGAGTGCGGACAGTGGTCATGTGGGCCACAAGAGTGAATGTCTCATCATAATCGCGTCCCTGCTCCTGCTGAAAGCCACGGGCCACAATACGAGCTTTGTAGCactcaagagaaccatcggagcgagtcttaaTCTTGTAGACCCACTTGCAGGTGATGGGACGAACACCGGAAGGGAGGGAAACCAGATCCCATGTGCCAGAGCGCTCAAGGGCAGCAAGCTCTTCGGCCATCGCAAGCTGCCATTCAGGCTGAGTCATGGCAGTCCGATAGGAAGCGGGCTCAACAATAACAGAGAGACCGTACCGATCAGGAGAATATCGATCAGGCGGGGGGCGAGGCCGAGCACGGAGGTTATGAACCGGGGGAGGCGTGAGCGGAGGTGCACCAGAGGTGGAAGACACGTCAGGCGAGTCAGGGGAAGCATCCTCAGTATGAGGGCGGCGAGTATAGTGGAGAGGAAACGGTGA